The Clostridium septicum genome contains a region encoding:
- a CDS encoding IS91 family transposase gives MKKGKIKRILEDHWKEFEKLYKNKIRPNVKKEVEKVLKCKDTKYGFIELKCNNCNTTKRIGFTCKSRFCTSCGKIYTDNWIDNMLGNLINVRHRHIVFTIPKELREFFGLDRQRLKILPKCAARAVTSWMHSLNRKEEFTPGIVTVIHTFGRDLKWNPHVHMMVTEGGRGNITEWRHIRHISYESLRKRWQKVLLDEITYINGNTKEIKLLKNKLYKEKDKGFYVHAKTEIKSAKTAAKYVGRYVGRPAIAESRILKYDGENVTYKYTRHEDNKVIVETVHVYEFIKRIIRHIPEKNFKMIRYFGIYSRRSKGKFNFIKMIDEKILSIRRSIATWENRILAISGVNPCKCPNCGNKMRFHDIVYPKYGSMRERLRIKIIEENEEKLEKAIENYAITKRILSGKIIPKTT, from the coding sequence ATGAAAAAAGGTAAGATAAAAAGAATATTAGAAGACCATTGGAAAGAGTTTGAAAAGTTATATAAAAATAAGATTAGACCTAATGTTAAAAAGGAAGTAGAAAAAGTTTTAAAGTGTAAAGATACAAAGTATGGATTTATTGAATTGAAGTGTAATAATTGTAATACTACAAAGAGAATCGGATTTACATGTAAAAGTAGATTTTGTACTTCATGTGGAAAGATTTATACGGATAATTGGATTGATAATATGTTGGGAAATTTAATAAATGTTAGGCATAGACATATAGTTTTTACTATACCAAAAGAATTAAGAGAATTCTTTGGACTGGATAGACAAAGACTTAAGATATTGCCGAAGTGCGCAGCGAGAGCTGTTACGAGTTGGATGCATAGTTTAAATAGAAAGGAGGAATTCACACCAGGTATAGTAACTGTAATACATACATTTGGAAGAGATTTAAAGTGGAATCCTCATGTACATATGATGGTTACAGAAGGAGGGAGAGGAAATATAACAGAATGGAGGCATATAAGGCACATATCTTATGAATCATTAAGAAAAAGATGGCAAAAGGTTTTGTTAGATGAAATAACTTATATAAATGGAAATACAAAAGAAATTAAATTACTAAAAAATAAACTATATAAAGAGAAAGATAAAGGTTTTTATGTTCATGCTAAAACTGAGATAAAATCAGCGAAGACAGCAGCAAAATATGTAGGGAGATATGTGGGACGTCCTGCGATAGCGGAATCAAGGATTCTTAAATATGATGGTGAAAATGTGACTTATAAATATACTAGACATGAAGATAATAAGGTCATAGTTGAAACTGTACATGTATATGAGTTCATAAAAAGAATAATAAGACATATTCCAGAGAAAAATTTTAAAATGATAAGATACTTTGGAATTTATTCTAGAAGAAGCAAAGGAAAATTTAATTTTATAAAAATGATAGATGAAAAGATATTAAGTATAAGAAGATCTATAGCAACTTGGGAGAATAGAATACTGGCAATAAGTGGTGTAAATCCGTGTAAATGTCCTAACTGTGGTAATAAAATGAGATTTCATGATATTGTATATCCTAAATATGGGTCCATGAGGGAACGGCTGAGAATTAAGATTATAGAAGAGAATGAAGAAAAATTAGAAAAGGCTATAGAAAATTATGCTATTACTAAACGTATATTAAGTGGTAAAATAATTCCGAAAACAACTTAG